One genomic region from uncultured Cohaesibacter sp. encodes:
- a CDS encoding FdhF/YdeP family oxidoreductase: protein MPKQIVGGGHKKVLYTLNTMRQIGVVKSAKALTSKNTCKSCALGMGGQAGGMVNEIGEYPAVCNKSVQAQSTDIQPAIPDGLFDRHTIADLQELTGREMETLGRLNTPLFKAANAQAFRKIEWDEALEMVANKLGATDPARSFFYSSGRSSNEAGFLFQLIARMYGTNNVTNCSYFCHQATGMALGSTIGTGTSTVELADLTGCDLIFVIGANPASNHPRFIHKLLECRKRGGHVVVINPAKEPGLVRFASPKSARAMMIGGHDVASHYLQPKIGEDMALFKGIAKAIIAAGDLDEDFISAHTSGFEAFLEDINATSWEAIVERCGVSRESIEEVARIYGASRSSVFAWGMGMTHHLHGVENIEYISALALMRGMVGRRNAGLLPLRGHSNVQGVGTIGVKPVLPQDVMARIEDAFGIKLPEAKGLDTMASLTAAHDGLIDAAVIMGGNLYSATPDTKWAREALERIGFKLFMTTTLNQGHVNGLGSGEVLILPVTARDEEWEPTTQESMFNFVRLSDGGIHRLDKVRPESVILADLASRLLGNDVIDFKVFGKHSELRKAIAQVVPGMEDLATIDVAKREFHIRNRIIHTPEFNTPDGKARFVTHPLPDAGEQSFVLSTMRSEGQYNSIVYEEKDTYRGTKTRWCILMNADDMKKLGLEADGKADVTSPNGRMEGVTVYPFGLPEGSILAYYPEANVLTNTRVDPRSKTPAFKSVGVEVVASPAG, encoded by the coding sequence ATGCCCAAACAGATCGTCGGTGGCGGCCATAAGAAGGTGCTCTACACCCTCAACACCATGCGCCAGATCGGTGTGGTGAAATCGGCCAAGGCGCTGACCAGCAAGAACACCTGCAAGTCCTGCGCGCTCGGTATGGGCGGGCAGGCGGGCGGCATGGTCAATGAGATCGGCGAGTATCCGGCTGTCTGCAACAAGAGTGTTCAGGCTCAGTCGACGGACATTCAGCCCGCTATTCCCGATGGCTTGTTCGACAGGCACACCATTGCCGATCTTCAGGAGCTCACGGGACGGGAAATGGAGACCCTCGGACGTCTCAATACCCCGCTGTTCAAGGCCGCCAACGCACAGGCGTTTCGCAAGATCGAGTGGGATGAAGCCCTTGAGATGGTTGCCAACAAGCTGGGTGCGACCGACCCGGCAAGATCTTTCTTCTATTCCTCCGGGCGGTCATCGAATGAGGCCGGGTTCCTGTTCCAGCTCATCGCCCGGATGTATGGTACCAACAATGTCACCAACTGCTCCTACTTCTGCCATCAGGCGACCGGCATGGCGCTCGGCTCGACCATCGGTACGGGAACCTCAACCGTGGAGCTGGCGGACCTGACGGGCTGTGATCTGATCTTTGTGATCGGGGCGAACCCTGCCTCCAACCACCCGCGTTTCATCCATAAGCTGCTCGAATGCCGCAAACGGGGCGGGCATGTGGTGGTGATCAATCCAGCGAAGGAACCGGGCCTCGTCCGCTTTGCCTCGCCAAAAAGTGCCCGCGCCATGATGATCGGCGGGCATGACGTTGCCTCGCATTACCTCCAGCCGAAGATTGGCGAGGACATGGCGCTGTTCAAGGGGATAGCCAAGGCCATCATCGCGGCAGGCGATCTGGATGAGGATTTCATCAGCGCGCATACCAGCGGCTTTGAAGCCTTCCTTGAGGATATCAACGCCACCTCGTGGGAGGCGATTGTCGAGCGATGCGGTGTCAGTCGGGAGAGCATCGAAGAGGTTGCCCGGATCTATGGTGCCTCCCGCTCCTCTGTCTTTGCCTGGGGCATGGGCATGACCCATCATCTCCATGGCGTGGAGAATATCGAATATATCTCGGCTCTTGCGCTGATGCGCGGCATGGTTGGGCGGCGCAATGCGGGGCTTCTTCCCTTGCGCGGCCATTCCAATGTGCAAGGGGTGGGGACCATCGGTGTGAAGCCGGTTCTGCCTCAGGATGTCATGGCGCGCATCGAAGATGCCTTCGGGATCAAGCTGCCGGAGGCCAAGGGGCTCGATACCATGGCGTCCCTCACCGCAGCCCATGATGGTCTCATTGATGCCGCCGTGATCATGGGCGGTAACCTTTATTCTGCAACGCCGGACACCAAGTGGGCGAGGGAAGCACTGGAGCGGATCGGCTTCAAGCTGTTCATGACCACCACGCTCAATCAGGGCCATGTCAACGGCCTTGGCAGTGGCGAGGTGCTGATCCTGCCTGTCACCGCGCGCGATGAGGAATGGGAGCCGACGACGCAGGAGAGCATGTTCAACTTCGTGCGCCTGTCCGATGGCGGCATCCACCGCCTCGACAAGGTGCGCCCCGAATCCGTGATCCTCGCTGATCTGGCGTCGCGGTTGCTCGGGAATGACGTGATCGATTTCAAGGTCTTTGGCAAGCATTCCGAGCTGCGCAAGGCCATCGCGCAGGTGGTTCCCGGCATGGAGGATCTGGCCACCATTGATGTTGCCAAGCGCGAATTTCACATCCGCAATCGGATCATTCATACCCCCGAATTCAACACCCCGGATGGCAAGGCCCGTTTCGTGACCCATCCTCTGCCGGACGCCGGAGAGCAGTCCTTTGTCCTCTCCACCATGCGCAGCGAGGGGCAGTATAACTCCATCGTCTATGAGGAAAAGGACACCTACCGGGGCACCAAGACCCGCTGGTGCATCCTGATGAATGCGGATGACATGAAAAAGCTCGGCCTTGAGGCGGATGGCAAGGCCGACGTAACCTCGCCCAATGGCAGGATGGAAGGGGTGACCGTCTACCCGTTCGGGCTGCCGGAAGGCTCCATCCTCGCCTATTATCCGGAAGCCAATGTGTTGACCAACACGAGGGTTGATCCGCGCAGCAAGACCCCGGCCTTCAAGTCGGTCGGCGTGGAAGTAGTGGCAAGCCCGGCCGGATAG
- a CDS encoding electron transfer flavoprotein subunit alpha/FixB family protein translates to MSVLCLAEVAAGVLAVDATAKTVTAASKLGDVTLLVCGPTEAAEVAAKIDGVAKVLVADNTAYAHGLAENLAALIASLAGDYTHILAPATTTGKNVMPRVAAMLDAMVITDVIEVVDADTFKRPVYAGNAIQTVQSGDAKKVMTIRTAAFEAAGQSGSAPIEAISEEHETGLSSFIEDRVAESDRPELTSAKIIVSGGRGVGSEENFAVITALADKLGAAVGASRAAVDSNYAPNDWQVGQTGKVVAPELYVACAISGAIQHLAGMKDSKVIVAINKDEEAPIFQIADFGLVADIFDAVPELTAKL, encoded by the coding sequence ATGTCTGTGCTCTGTCTCGCCGAAGTTGCCGCAGGAGTGCTTGCGGTCGACGCCACCGCAAAAACCGTGACGGCGGCCAGCAAACTGGGTGATGTGACGCTGCTCGTTTGCGGCCCAACCGAGGCAGCCGAAGTCGCCGCGAAGATTGACGGCGTGGCAAAGGTTCTGGTCGCGGACAATACTGCCTATGCGCATGGTCTTGCCGAAAATCTCGCAGCCCTCATCGCCTCGTTAGCGGGCGATTACACCCACATTCTGGCCCCGGCGACGACGACCGGCAAGAATGTGATGCCGCGCGTCGCCGCGATGCTTGATGCGATGGTGATCACGGATGTGATCGAAGTGGTGGATGCCGACACCTTCAAACGCCCGGTCTATGCGGGCAACGCGATTCAGACGGTGCAGTCGGGTGACGCCAAGAAGGTCATGACGATCCGGACTGCGGCCTTTGAAGCGGCGGGTCAATCGGGTTCGGCCCCGATCGAGGCCATTTCGGAAGAGCATGAGACAGGCTTGTCGAGCTTTATCGAGGACAGGGTGGCCGAAAGTGACCGTCCGGAGCTGACCTCCGCCAAGATCATCGTCTCCGGCGGACGTGGTGTCGGCTCGGAGGAGAATTTCGCGGTCATCACGGCGCTGGCCGACAAGCTCGGTGCGGCGGTTGGTGCTTCACGCGCGGCCGTCGACAGCAATTACGCCCCCAATGACTGGCAGGTTGGCCAGACCGGCAAGGTGGTTGCGCCCGAACTTTATGTGGCCTGTGCGATCTCCGGTGCGATCCAGCATCTGGCGGGCATGAAGGACAGCAAGGTGATCGTCGCCATCAACAAGGACGAGGAAGCCCCGATTTTCCAGATCGCTGACTTTGGCCTCGTTGCCGACATTTTCGATGCGGTGCCTGAACTGACGGCAAAACTCTGA
- a CDS encoding CoA ester lyase, protein MAIETIRAPLFVPANRPERFAKASASSADAVILDLEDAVAPEAKEEARLALSSDFTDKPIIVRINGTDTPDHAADLEAVAALNLSAIMLPKAESPDSITAIQTMLGGEIPVMALIETAVGLARAREIAATPATARLVFGSIDYCADLGCDHDRTALLAARSELVFASRLAGLSAPIDGVTAQLSDPELTFEDARHAKMLGMAGKLCIHPRQIDAVLRAFTPSDDEVNWARRVLASGDGAVSVDGAMIDAPVRQRARQILAALQS, encoded by the coding sequence ATGGCAATAGAGACCATACGCGCGCCGCTGTTCGTACCCGCCAACCGCCCCGAACGCTTTGCCAAGGCGTCGGCCAGCTCGGCAGACGCGGTCATTCTCGATCTCGAAGATGCCGTTGCGCCCGAGGCCAAGGAAGAAGCCCGGTTGGCGCTCAGCAGCGATTTCACAGACAAGCCGATTATCGTACGCATCAATGGCACGGACACGCCGGACCACGCGGCGGACCTTGAGGCCGTCGCAGCGCTCAACCTTTCGGCCATCATGCTGCCGAAGGCTGAAAGCCCGGACAGCATCACGGCCATTCAGACTATGCTCGGCGGTGAGATCCCCGTGATGGCCTTAATCGAGACAGCGGTAGGCCTCGCTCGTGCTCGCGAGATCGCGGCCACCCCGGCGACGGCGAGACTGGTGTTCGGCTCCATCGACTATTGCGCTGATCTTGGCTGCGATCATGACCGGACGGCGCTTCTGGCGGCACGCAGCGAACTCGTCTTTGCGTCGCGCCTTGCCGGATTGTCCGCGCCCATCGACGGGGTGACTGCTCAACTCTCGGACCCGGAGCTGACCTTCGAGGACGCCAGACACGCCAAGATGCTCGGCATGGCTGGCAAGCTCTGCATCCATCCGCGTCAGATCGATGCGGTGCTGCGTGCCTTCACACCATCGGATGACGAGGTCAACTGGGCTCGGCGCGTTCTTGCCTCCGGCGACGGAGCCGTGTCGGTGGACGGCGCCATGATCGACGCCCCGGTGCGTCAACGCGCCCGCCAGATACTGGCCGCGCTGCAATCGTGA
- a CDS encoding MaoC family dehydratase N-terminal domain-containing protein, whose protein sequence is MTLDIDHLRGWIGSEDHASELLTLTLLERLNATLDRGAGMTPDLPVPLLTHHCLCQPVAPTASLGTDGHPARGGFLPPVPLPRRMWAGGEIEFHAPMVAGDIITRHSVVEDVVVKEGRSGTLCFVTVRHRYSNIETDCITERQDIVYREAAAPGALAATPTQAEQGEMSKSVPMSPVLLFRYSALTFNGHRIHYDHPYVTAEEGYPGLVVHGPMQAMLLALYAEECRGTAPAIFRYRGLSPVFADTPLILHAKETETGLKLWSAAPDGPVAMEAEAEWQ, encoded by the coding sequence ATGACACTCGACATAGATCATTTGCGCGGCTGGATCGGTTCGGAAGACCATGCGAGCGAGCTGTTGACCCTCACCCTGCTCGAACGCCTCAATGCAACACTGGACCGGGGCGCAGGCATGACGCCGGACCTGCCGGTTCCCTTGCTGACCCATCACTGCCTGTGCCAGCCCGTCGCCCCCACGGCCTCACTCGGAACGGACGGCCATCCTGCCCGGGGCGGATTTCTGCCACCCGTCCCCCTGCCCCGCCGGATGTGGGCCGGAGGGGAGATCGAGTTTCATGCACCCATGGTCGCGGGGGATATCATCACCCGCCATTCGGTGGTCGAAGATGTGGTCGTCAAGGAGGGGCGCTCGGGGACGCTCTGCTTCGTGACGGTCAGGCATCGCTACAGCAATATCGAGACCGATTGCATTACGGAGCGGCAGGATATCGTCTATCGTGAAGCCGCCGCTCCGGGCGCACTGGCGGCTACGCCAACGCAGGCAGAGCAAGGGGAAATGAGCAAAAGCGTGCCCATGTCGCCGGTTCTGCTGTTCCGCTATTCCGCGCTGACCTTCAACGGCCATCGCATTCATTATGACCACCCTTATGTGACGGCTGAAGAAGGCTATCCGGGATTGGTGGTGCATGGACCGATGCAAGCCATGCTGCTTGCGCTCTATGCCGAGGAATGTCGAGGAACCGCGCCAGCAATTTTCCGCTATCGGGGCCTCTCGCCCGTCTTTGCGGATACTCCCCTGATCCTTCATGCCAAAGAGACAGAGACCGGGTTGAAGCTCTGGTCCGCAGCGCCTGATGGCCCCGTCGCGATGGAGGCGGAAGCAGAATGGCAATAG
- a CDS encoding CaiB/BaiF CoA-transferase family protein: MPGPLEGIRVVSIEQAVAAPFCTARLADAGAEVLKIERPEGDFARGYDDVAKGQSSYFVWLNRGKTSITIDLASDDGRAHLSRLLREADVLVQNLKHGALERLGFGFDYLQKEFPRLIVCSITGYGEDGPMADRKAYDLLVQAESGLCSITGGPNEPARVGISVVDIATGATAHAAVLEALIRRNATGRGARISVSMFDVMAEWLTVPLLNHEGGKSPKRIGLAHPSIAPYGVFTSRDGIQILLSIQSDREWRSLCRHFLEEPELGEDPNFSTNVSRVSNRDETDARVGEGFARRDAEEAVEALLRADVAFAKVNDMAGLSAHPHLRRIAIETPGGTVNLPAPAPVWDESEVRHYGPVPQLNPREA; encoded by the coding sequence ATGCCGGGGCCGCTGGAAGGGATCAGGGTCGTTTCCATCGAACAGGCGGTGGCAGCCCCTTTTTGCACGGCGCGTCTGGCTGACGCAGGTGCCGAGGTTCTGAAGATCGAGCGTCCTGAGGGGGACTTTGCCCGGGGCTATGATGATGTGGCGAAAGGACAATCGAGCTACTTCGTCTGGCTGAACCGTGGCAAGACATCCATCACGATTGACCTTGCCTCTGACGACGGTCGTGCTCATCTCAGCCGGTTACTGAGGGAGGCCGATGTGCTGGTGCAGAACTTGAAGCACGGCGCTCTCGAGCGGCTGGGGTTCGGCTTTGACTATCTCCAAAAGGAATTCCCCCGCCTGATCGTCTGTTCTATCACAGGATATGGCGAAGATGGCCCGATGGCGGACCGCAAGGCCTATGATCTTCTGGTGCAGGCCGAGTCTGGCCTCTGCTCCATTACGGGTGGCCCGAACGAGCCCGCCCGCGTGGGCATTTCGGTGGTCGACATTGCCACGGGTGCCACAGCCCATGCCGCCGTGCTCGAAGCCCTGATCCGCCGCAACGCAACCGGACGGGGCGCGCGCATCTCTGTTTCCATGTTTGACGTCATGGCCGAGTGGCTGACGGTTCCCCTGCTCAACCATGAAGGCGGCAAGAGCCCGAAGCGGATCGGGCTCGCCCACCCTTCCATCGCCCCTTATGGCGTCTTCACTTCGAGGGATGGTATCCAGATCCTCTTATCAATCCAGAGCGACCGGGAATGGCGCAGCCTTTGCCGTCATTTTCTTGAAGAGCCGGAGCTTGGCGAAGACCCAAACTTTTCGACCAATGTCAGCCGTGTTTCCAACCGGGACGAGACAGACGCGCGCGTTGGTGAAGGGTTTGCCCGACGGGACGCGGAAGAAGCCGTCGAGGCGCTGCTGCGCGCGGACGTGGCCTTCGCCAAGGTCAACGACATGGCCGGTCTGTCCGCTCATCCGCACCTGCGCCGGATCGCGATTGAAACCCCGGGAGGGACCGTCAATCTTCCGGCCCCGGCACCCGTCTGGGACGAGAGCGAAGTCAGGCATTATGGACCGGTGCCGCAACTCAATCCAAGGGAGGCTTGA
- a CDS encoding acyl-CoA dehydrogenase family protein has product MFDHSSDPYQDIRDAIRALCERFPDEYHRRIDEERAYPEEFVSALTEAGWMAALIPEEYGGSGLGLMEASVIMEEINRAGGNSGACHGQMYNMNTLIHHGSEEQRQTYLPKIASGELRLQSMGVTEPTTGTDTTQLKTTAVKKGDRYVVNGQKVWISRVQHSDLMILLARTTPLSEVRKKSEGLSIFLVDIREAMKSGMTVQPIPNMVNHETNELFFDNLEIPEENLIGEEGKGFKYVLTGLNAERTLIAAECIGDGYWFTERVVNYTKERKVFGRPIGQNQGVQFPIAEAYIEIEAANLMRYKACELFDAGQPCGAEANMAKYLAAKASWEAANACLQFHGGFGFASEYDVERKFRETRLYQVAPISTNLILSYVAEHILGLPRSF; this is encoded by the coding sequence GTGTTTGACCACTCTAGCGATCCCTATCAGGATATTCGCGACGCTATCCGTGCGCTCTGCGAAAGATTTCCCGACGAGTATCATCGCAGGATCGATGAGGAGCGCGCCTATCCCGAAGAGTTTGTCTCGGCCCTGACGGAAGCAGGCTGGATGGCGGCCCTCATTCCGGAAGAGTATGGCGGCTCCGGCCTCGGCCTCATGGAGGCGTCAGTGATCATGGAGGAGATCAACCGGGCTGGCGGGAATTCCGGTGCCTGCCATGGTCAGATGTACAATATGAACACGCTGATCCATCACGGCTCGGAGGAACAGCGCCAGACCTACCTGCCCAAGATCGCGAGTGGCGAGTTGCGCCTGCAATCCATGGGCGTCACCGAACCCACCACCGGCACGGACACGACGCAGCTGAAGACCACGGCGGTCAAGAAAGGCGATCGCTATGTGGTCAATGGCCAGAAGGTCTGGATCAGCCGGGTGCAGCATTCCGATCTGATGATCCTTCTGGCGAGGACCACGCCCCTCTCCGAGGTGCGCAAGAAGTCCGAAGGTCTGTCGATCTTTCTGGTCGACATCAGAGAAGCGATGAAATCGGGCATGACGGTGCAGCCGATCCCGAACATGGTCAATCACGAGACCAACGAGCTGTTCTTCGACAATCTGGAAATCCCGGAAGAAAATCTGATCGGCGAGGAAGGCAAAGGCTTCAAATATGTGCTGACGGGCCTCAATGCCGAGCGCACGCTGATCGCGGCCGAATGCATTGGCGATGGCTACTGGTTCACCGAGCGCGTCGTCAACTACACCAAGGAACGCAAGGTCTTCGGGCGGCCCATCGGCCAGAATCAGGGTGTACAGTTCCCCATCGCCGAGGCCTACATCGAAATCGAGGCTGCCAACCTGATGCGTTACAAGGCCTGTGAGCTATTCGATGCCGGTCAACCCTGCGGCGCAGAGGCCAACATGGCGAAATATCTCGCCGCCAAGGCCTCTTGGGAGGCAGCCAACGCCTGCCTGCAATTCCATGGCGGCTTCGGCTTTGCCTCTGAATATGATGTCGAGCGCAAGTTCCGCGAAACACGGCTCTATCAGGTCGCGCCGATCTCGACCAATCTCATCCTGTCCTATGTCGCCGAGCATATTCTCGGCCTGCCGAGGTCCTTCTGA
- a CDS encoding SDR family NAD(P)-dependent oxidoreductase — MSETKPLDGKVLLVTGAGGGIGRAIAIEAAKAGASVVVNDLGATLDGQRTSSAAAQDAVSEIEKLGGRAVANGDDVSDAGGASAMVRQATDTFGRLNAVVNNAGILRDCFFHKMTHADFDAVVKVHLYGAFNVSRAAADVMREQNSGSLIHMTSTSGLVGNLAQANYSAAKLGITALSKSLALDLKRWNIRSNCIAPFAWSRMTSSIKVDSPEQEERVNRMKEMVPNKIAPLALHLASDAGADTTGQIFAVRNNEIFLMSQPRPVRSVHKGEGWTIEDVGNHAIPALKRSYVPLEVSADVFCWDPI; from the coding sequence ATGTCTGAAACCAAACCTCTGGACGGGAAAGTCCTGCTGGTTACCGGAGCCGGTGGCGGCATCGGTCGCGCCATCGCCATTGAGGCGGCCAAGGCTGGCGCATCGGTCGTTGTCAACGATCTGGGGGCCACGCTTGATGGCCAGCGCACGTCGAGTGCGGCGGCGCAGGATGCCGTGAGCGAGATCGAAAAGCTGGGCGGGCGAGCCGTGGCCAATGGCGACGATGTGTCAGACGCAGGTGGGGCCAGTGCGATGGTCAGACAGGCCACCGACACTTTCGGTCGCCTTAATGCGGTGGTCAACAATGCGGGTATCCTGCGCGATTGCTTCTTTCACAAGATGACCCATGCGGATTTCGATGCGGTAGTGAAGGTCCATCTCTATGGGGCGTTCAACGTCAGCCGTGCCGCTGCCGATGTCATGCGCGAGCAGAATTCGGGCAGCCTCATTCACATGACCTCCACGTCGGGCCTTGTCGGCAATTTGGCTCAGGCCAACTATTCGGCAGCCAAGCTCGGCATCACCGCGCTTTCGAAATCCCTCGCGCTCGACCTGAAGCGCTGGAATATCCGCTCAAACTGCATTGCGCCCTTTGCCTGGAGCCGGATGACCTCGTCGATCAAGGTCGATAGCCCGGAGCAGGAAGAACGGGTCAACCGCATGAAGGAGATGGTGCCGAACAAGATCGCGCCGCTCGCCCTGCATCTGGCCTCGGACGCAGGAGCCGACACCACGGGCCAGATCTTTGCGGTTCGCAACAACGAGATCTTCCTGATGTCTCAACCGCGCCCGGTCCGCTCCGTGCACAAGGGCGAAGGCTGGACCATCGAAGATGTCGGCAACCACGCCATTCCGGCACTCAAGCGCAGTTACGTTCCGCTCGAGGTCTCGGCTGATGTCTTCTGCTGGGATCCGATCTGA
- a CDS encoding helix-turn-helix domain-containing protein — protein sequence MTDDLPQKFVPAVQNATTIQRLLASAGRPMGVTQIARETGLNVSSVFNILRTLSHEGLASFDPINKTYETGLGVLELAQPLLGANPSDLLRPICRDIAQRHNVMLALWQITTTERIILIDAFSAPKLVQAVISPQSRLPVFVGAVGRVYAATLKLNKAETRAGFNSVRWQKPLDFEDYWKDVQTARQTRRAEDRGYLFRGLDIVASIVRDGEGLPRLGLSSITISEQLDDSQLDDVSQSLVTAATQIERSLFGFLGDA from the coding sequence ATGACTGATGATCTACCCCAAAAGTTTGTCCCGGCTGTGCAGAACGCAACCACGATACAGCGTTTGCTGGCGTCGGCTGGACGCCCGATGGGCGTCACACAAATCGCCCGGGAGACGGGGCTTAATGTGTCATCGGTGTTCAATATTCTGCGCACATTGAGCCATGAGGGGCTGGCCAGTTTTGACCCGATCAACAAGACCTATGAGACCGGTCTTGGCGTGCTGGAACTGGCCCAGCCGCTGCTTGGCGCGAACCCGTCCGATCTGCTGCGGCCGATCTGCCGCGATATCGCGCAACGCCACAATGTCATGCTCGCGCTGTGGCAGATCACCACGACCGAGCGAATCATCCTGATCGATGCCTTTTCTGCGCCCAAGCTCGTGCAGGCGGTCATTTCCCCCCAGAGCCGCCTGCCCGTCTTCGTCGGCGCGGTCGGGCGCGTCTATGCCGCTACCCTTAAGCTGAACAAGGCAGAAACCCGCGCTGGTTTCAACAGTGTGCGCTGGCAAAAGCCGCTCGATTTCGAAGACTATTGGAAGGACGTGCAGACAGCGCGCCAGACCCGCCGGGCTGAGGATCGCGGCTATCTGTTCCGCGGTCTTGATATCGTTGCATCCATCGTCCGGGATGGCGAAGGCCTGCCCCGCCTTGGCCTCAGCAGCATCACCATCTCGGAACAGCTTGACGACAGTCAGCTCGACGACGTGTCGCAATCACTGGTGACAGCGGCCACCCAGATCGAGCGCTCATTGTTCGGCTTCCTTGGGGACGCCTGA
- a CDS encoding acyl-CoA dehydrogenase family protein, producing the protein MAHGVDEDVFAQLVDTVDRFAKERLIPAEKRVEQEDDIPEEIVAEMKEMGLFGLSTPEEYGGIGLSVPQEARLIETLCYASLTFRSLIGTNVGIGAQGIVMDGTPEQKDQWLPGIASGDIIASFALTEPDNGSDAGGIRTSARRDGNDFVINGTKRYITNAVRAGVFTVFARTDPDKPGADGVSAFIVPADTPGITIAPPDKKMGQKGTKTSDVIFEDVRVPVDALLGGIEKLHMGFRTAMKVLDRGRIHVSAMAVGQSQRMLDIATDYALERKQFGKPIGEHQLVQGLLADCQTELQAARALVRSAADTFDREGKAIIEAACSKYFCTEAAGRIADRAVQIHGGAGYMVDYDIERLYRDIRLLRIYEGTSQIQQLIIARRTLAQRAG; encoded by the coding sequence ATGGCTCATGGCGTGGATGAGGATGTTTTTGCGCAGCTCGTGGATACGGTTGATCGATTCGCCAAGGAGCGTTTGATCCCGGCCGAAAAGCGGGTCGAGCAGGAGGATGACATCCCCGAAGAGATCGTCGCCGAAATGAAGGAAATGGGGCTTTTCGGCCTGTCCACGCCTGAGGAATATGGCGGAATTGGCCTCAGCGTCCCGCAGGAAGCGCGGCTGATCGAAACGCTCTGCTATGCCTCCTTGACCTTCCGTTCGCTCATCGGAACCAACGTCGGCATCGGCGCTCAGGGCATCGTCATGGACGGAACACCTGAGCAGAAAGACCAATGGCTGCCTGGCATCGCCAGCGGCGATATCATCGCCTCCTTTGCCCTGACCGAGCCAGACAATGGCTCCGACGCCGGGGGGATTCGCACCTCTGCCCGCCGCGATGGCAATGACTTCGTAATCAACGGCACCAAGCGTTACATCACCAATGCCGTGCGCGCGGGCGTCTTCACGGTCTTTGCCCGTACCGATCCCGACAAGCCCGGCGCCGATGGAGTCTCCGCCTTCATCGTGCCTGCCGACACCCCCGGCATCACTATTGCGCCGCCTGACAAGAAAATGGGCCAGAAGGGCACCAAGACATCGGATGTTATCTTCGAAGATGTCCGCGTGCCGGTCGATGCGCTGCTCGGCGGCATCGAGAAGCTGCACATGGGTTTCCGCACAGCCATGAAGGTTCTCGATCGCGGGCGCATTCATGTCAGCGCCATGGCCGTCGGCCAGAGCCAGCGCATGCTCGACATCGCGACGGACTATGCCCTCGAACGCAAACAGTTCGGCAAGCCCATCGGCGAACATCAGCTGGTGCAGGGCCTTTTGGCCGATTGCCAGACCGAATTGCAGGCCGCGCGAGCGCTCGTGCGGTCCGCTGCCGATACCTTCGACCGCGAAGGCAAGGCCATCATCGAGGCAGCCTGCTCCAAATATTTCTGCACCGAGGCTGCCGGGAGGATCGCAGACCGGGCCGTGCAGATCCATGGTGGTGCCGGATATATGGTCGACTATGACATCGAGCGCCTCTATCGCGACATTCGCCTGCTTCGTATCTATGAAGGCACCAGCCAGATCCAGCAGTTGATCATCGCACGGCGCACCCTTGCCCAGCGGGCGGGGTGA
- a CDS encoding PaaI family thioesterase, with the protein MSARRTRTVEELPPQSPFSETLGINFEICTPGEVVCRMLVTEEMANRNGVLHGGALMTLADTAGGTAAFMNSGPEMSNATVEAKTNFIRPVRVGDIATARSTPVHVGGTTQVFQVTLTRGDGKVVGITTQTHLLLSWKG; encoded by the coding sequence ATGAGCGCACGTCGAACCAGAACGGTGGAAGAACTGCCGCCCCAGTCCCCCTTCTCCGAGACGCTGGGCATCAATTTCGAGATCTGCACGCCGGGCGAAGTGGTCTGCCGGATGCTGGTCACCGAGGAGATGGCCAACCGCAACGGGGTCCTGCACGGCGGTGCCCTGATGACCCTCGCCGATACGGCGGGGGGAACAGCAGCCTTCATGAACAGTGGGCCGGAAATGTCCAACGCCACGGTGGAAGCCAAGACCAATTTCATCCGCCCGGTGCGGGTCGGAGATATCGCCACAGCCAGAAGCACACCTGTTCACGTCGGGGGGACGACGCAGGTGTTCCAGGTCACGTTGACCCGGGGAGACGGCAAGGTCGTGGGCATCACGACCCAGACGCATCTGCTGCTGAGCTGGAAGGGCTGA